From a single Silene latifolia isolate original U9 population chromosome 6, ASM4854445v1, whole genome shotgun sequence genomic region:
- the LOC141588688 gene encoding uncharacterized protein LOC141588688: protein MQLYSPPTSSSWYWRKVCQTKDRLAEAYHQKLWSTQVGREYTIAKGYEWLREKGEKVQWNTLVWNKWSAPKHSFLAWIYQHGNMNTNAKLFKLGIRDDNTCCICGCDLEDLEHLFFNCNYSKEVIGLVGDRIGIRIPQMDILRWRLSGGGTKHGKDVLNAVINACIYLIWQQRNSSRMNACILRPSKLVDRLFQELKTRFRGANVDGTSVIRRIFDGEDSTRVG from the coding sequence ATGCAGCTATATTCTCCTCCAACATCCTCGAGCTGGTATTGGAGAAAAGTCTGCCAAACAAAGGATAGACTTGCAGAAGCTTATCATCAAAAACTTTGGTCAACTCAGGTTGGACGAGAGTACACTATAGCAAAAGGATACGAATGGCTTAGAGAAAAAGGGGAAAAGGTTCAATGGAACACCTTAGTTTGGAATAAATGGTCTGCTCCTAAACATAGCTTCCTAGCTTGGATTTATCAACATGGTAATATGAATACCAATGCTAAATTATTTAAGTTAGGGATCAGAGATGATAATACCTGTTGTATATGTGGCTGCGACTTGGAAGATCTTGAGCACTTGTTCTTCAACTGCAATTACAGTAAAGAAGTTATTGGGCTGGTAGGGGATAGAATTGGAATCCGGATTCCCCAGATGGACATTTTGAGATGGAGATTGAGTGGAGGAGGAACAAAACATGGCAAAGATGTGCTAAATGCAGTGATAAATGCCTGTATTTACCTGATTTGGCAACAAAGAAACTCAAGTAGGATGAATGCTTGTATTTTGAGACCCTCGAAACTCGTTGATCGTCTCTTCCAAGAGCTAAAAACTCGTTTCCGGGGAGCTAATGTAGATGGTACTAGTGTTATCAGAAGGATTTTTGACGGTGAAGACAGTACCCGAGTAGgatga